Proteins encoded by one window of Tunturibacter psychrotolerans:
- a CDS encoding outer membrane beta-barrel protein: MKNRKIARGQRFCLTAFSVAAGLTLFGGNLQAQAPGPNLQTAVENTQVTPDHQTAQDRKIQQLQDQLEEIQKQLIELKQANAIEPETHHVTTAKASASSSVMTEAEPEVTDPKNPHSEPFAFADFTWLTGNARTKDTPYATKFFTPEIRSDVSYTYDFRHPQDDTIVGSSEVFRSNEVTLTDLGIGGDFHWDNVRARVLTQIGLYATATPRNDASPARGQWDLADAYRYVGEANAGYHFNVQHGLNVDAGIFLSYIGLFSFYQFDNWAYQPSYVSSNTPWFFNGVRVQWFPTAKLKIEPWFINGWQSYGRFNNRPGLGGSILYRPNGNWSIVGNQYGFGEDALGITSRTRYHTDDSVQYKYYERHDSFLSKAAATLTGDAGCESGGGVSCFGNGKTGPKQSFLGFMAYNRFWFDHDLFGLTVGGGRINNPGRYLVLLPPINGATAASGTPYFTENPGDKFKAWDTSVTADYMPSQYFTYRLEYNHRAANVPYFAGPGGVTPPGGNTGALGSVVPGWSPDLRNSENRITGALLVKF, encoded by the coding sequence GTGAAAAACAGAAAAATAGCACGTGGTCAGCGATTTTGTCTGACAGCGTTCAGCGTTGCGGCAGGGCTGACGCTTTTTGGAGGAAACCTTCAGGCTCAGGCACCAGGACCGAATCTACAGACAGCAGTAGAGAATACCCAGGTCACTCCAGATCATCAAACAGCTCAGGACCGGAAGATTCAACAACTGCAGGACCAGTTGGAGGAGATCCAGAAGCAGCTCATAGAGCTCAAGCAGGCCAACGCCATTGAGCCCGAGACTCATCACGTCACGACAGCCAAGGCTTCTGCCTCTTCTTCCGTCATGACAGAAGCAGAGCCGGAGGTCACCGATCCCAAAAACCCGCACTCGGAGCCGTTCGCCTTTGCCGACTTCACCTGGCTCACCGGCAACGCACGCACCAAGGACACTCCGTATGCGACCAAATTCTTTACCCCGGAGATACGATCGGATGTGAGCTACACCTACGACTTCCGCCATCCTCAGGACGACACCATCGTCGGATCGAGCGAAGTCTTCCGGTCCAATGAGGTGACACTCACGGACCTTGGAATCGGGGGCGATTTCCACTGGGACAATGTACGAGCCCGCGTTTTGACCCAGATCGGTCTTTACGCCACGGCTACGCCGCGCAACGATGCCAGCCCCGCGCGCGGCCAATGGGACCTTGCCGACGCCTATCGCTATGTAGGCGAAGCCAACGCCGGCTACCACTTCAACGTGCAACACGGCCTGAACGTAGATGCCGGCATCTTCCTCTCTTACATTGGCCTGTTTTCGTTTTACCAGTTCGATAACTGGGCCTATCAGCCGTCCTATGTGTCTTCAAACACGCCTTGGTTCTTCAACGGCGTGCGCGTGCAATGGTTTCCCACTGCCAAGCTGAAGATCGAACCCTGGTTCATCAACGGCTGGCAGTCCTACGGCCGCTTCAACAACCGGCCCGGACTGGGCGGATCGATCCTTTATCGGCCAAACGGAAATTGGTCGATCGTCGGCAACCAGTACGGCTTTGGAGAAGATGCGCTGGGCATAACGTCACGGACCCGCTACCACACCGACGATAGTGTTCAGTACAAGTACTATGAGCGGCACGATTCCTTCCTCAGCAAGGCAGCCGCAACTCTGACCGGCGATGCTGGTTGTGAGAGCGGCGGCGGCGTGAGCTGCTTTGGCAACGGGAAGACTGGGCCGAAGCAGAGCTTTCTCGGCTTCATGGCCTACAACCGCTTCTGGTTCGACCATGATCTTTTCGGCCTGACAGTTGGCGGAGGACGCATCAACAACCCCGGTCGTTACCTGGTCTTGCTGCCACCGATCAATGGAGCGACGGCGGCTTCGGGCACCCCTTATTTCACGGAGAATCCCGGTGATAAGTTCAAGGCGTGGGACACCTCGGTTACGGCAGACTACATGCCGAGCCAGTACTTCACCTATCGGCTTGAGTACAACCATCGCGCGGCGAACGTGCCTTACTTCGCGGGACCCGGAGGAGTAACGCCGCCGGGCGGAAATACCGGGGCGCTTGGATCCGTTGTCCCTGGCTGGAGTCCGGACCTTCGCAACAGCGAAAACCGAATAACAGGTGCCCTCTTGGTCAAGTTCTAA
- a CDS encoding DHA2 family efflux MFS transporter permease subunit → MAATVVELPEAQLSEAHKPEHHPTVDQPWRPRINPWIVAMTVTLATFMEVLDSSIANVALPHIAGGLGATQDEATWVLTAYLVANAIILPAGAYMTTFIGRKKFYMICVALFGISSALCGFAPSLPILIFCRILQGVGGGGLAPSEQAILADTFPPEKRGQAFAMYGLAVVCAPAIGPTLGGYITDNFDWRWIFFLNVPICLISLFLTSRIVEDPPWVKKQVEQSQKGGIKLDFLGFGLLGLTFGSLEFILDKGQEDDWFSSGLITFFTVAMVVAFVSMIWWELKQLRDGHRPILNLTLFKRRNFSISFLLMFVLGFSLYGTTILIPQFVQTLLGYTAELAGLVLSPAGLMMMCMMPVVGILVGKVDPRKLIGYGFVMLTLSLITMHTLNLGVSYGYLVFVRCFQASGLAFLFIPINTIAYIGVKQSENNDVSGLTNLARNIGGSVGTAFVATMLTRRTANHETHMVRNLTSGNQAFMNRVAKLKGMFGGHTSGNPMTGTGSHTAQAYLYNELHRQAAMLAYLDIIQYMAVFCACMLPLLFFIPRPPKHASPSAGH, encoded by the coding sequence ATGGCAGCTACAGTAGTCGAACTCCCCGAGGCGCAGCTCTCTGAAGCGCATAAACCCGAGCACCATCCGACGGTCGACCAGCCGTGGCGGCCGCGAATCAATCCGTGGATCGTTGCCATGACGGTGACCCTGGCAACCTTTATGGAGGTGCTCGACTCCTCCATCGCCAATGTCGCCTTGCCGCACATTGCAGGCGGTCTGGGGGCTACGCAGGATGAGGCAACCTGGGTGCTGACCGCGTACCTGGTCGCCAACGCCATCATTCTTCCTGCCGGCGCCTACATGACGACCTTCATTGGGCGCAAGAAGTTTTACATGATCTGCGTCGCGCTGTTCGGCATCAGCTCCGCGCTCTGCGGCTTTGCTCCCTCGCTGCCGATTCTGATCTTCTGCCGCATCCTGCAGGGAGTAGGCGGCGGCGGCCTCGCACCTTCGGAGCAGGCGATTCTCGCCGACACCTTCCCACCGGAAAAACGAGGCCAGGCTTTTGCGATGTACGGTCTCGCCGTGGTCTGCGCGCCTGCTATCGGTCCCACACTCGGTGGTTACATTACGGATAACTTCGATTGGCGATGGATCTTCTTCCTCAACGTGCCCATCTGTCTGATCTCACTCTTCCTCACCTCGCGCATCGTCGAAGATCCGCCCTGGGTGAAGAAGCAGGTCGAACAGTCGCAGAAGGGTGGCATCAAACTCGACTTTCTCGGCTTCGGTCTGCTTGGCCTCACCTTTGGCTCGCTCGAGTTCATCCTCGACAAGGGCCAGGAGGACGACTGGTTTTCGTCAGGCCTCATCACGTTCTTTACCGTCGCAATGGTCGTTGCATTCGTATCGATGATCTGGTGGGAGCTCAAGCAGCTTCGCGACGGTCATCGCCCCATCCTGAATCTAACGCTCTTCAAACGCCGAAATTTTTCCATCAGCTTCCTGCTGATGTTCGTGCTCGGTTTTTCGCTCTACGGCACCACCATCCTGATCCCACAGTTTGTGCAGACGCTGCTCGGCTACACCGCCGAACTCGCCGGGCTAGTGCTTTCGCCCGCGGGCCTCATGATGATGTGCATGATGCCTGTTGTCGGCATTCTGGTCGGCAAGGTCGATCCACGCAAGCTGATCGGTTACGGCTTCGTCATGCTGACGCTCTCGTTAATCACGATGCATACGCTGAACCTCGGCGTGAGCTACGGGTACCTGGTCTTCGTGCGCTGCTTTCAGGCATCCGGCCTCGCCTTCCTGTTCATCCCGATCAACACTATCGCGTACATTGGCGTGAAGCAGTCCGAGAATAACGACGTGTCGGGACTGACGAATCTGGCGCGTAACATCGGTGGATCCGTTGGAACGGCATTCGTCGCAACCATGCTGACTCGCCGAACTGCGAATCATGAGACCCACATGGTCCGCAACCTGACCTCAGGGAATCAAGCCTTCATGAATCGGGTTGCAAAGCTCAAAGGCATGTTCGGTGGCCACACCAGCGGCAACCCCATGACCGGCACCGGCTCCCATACTGCGCAGGCCTATCTCTACAACGAGCTTCACCGTCAGGCGGCCATGCTCGCCTATCTCGACATCATCCAATACATGGCTGTCTTCTGTGCCTGCATGCTGCCGCTTCTCTTCTTCATCCCGCGCCCGCCAAAACACGCCAGCCCCTCCGCCGGCCACTAA
- a CDS encoding FMN-binding negative transcriptional regulator yields MYIPRANQETRIPVIHKLMEEQPFASFITMGATGLFASHIPMVIERDGTEFGRLKCHLSRANRQWRDFTPDVEALAIFSGPQHYITPSWYPEKQESGKVVPTWNYAVVHAYGHLKVIEESAWLMAHLESLVTIHEAEFPAPWKIEDAPADYVASQIKGIVGLEMVIERLEGKWKVSQNRSEQDRAGVAKGLAELDTTESLAMKALVDQRN; encoded by the coding sequence ATGTATATTCCACGGGCAAATCAGGAGACCCGCATTCCCGTCATCCATAAACTGATGGAAGAGCAGCCATTTGCCTCTTTCATCACCATGGGCGCGACTGGCCTCTTCGCGTCTCACATTCCCATGGTGATCGAACGGGATGGAACGGAGTTCGGACGTCTCAAGTGCCATCTCTCGCGAGCGAACCGGCAGTGGCGCGACTTCACACCGGACGTTGAGGCGCTTGCGATCTTCTCCGGCCCACAGCACTACATCACGCCCTCGTGGTATCCGGAAAAACAAGAGAGCGGAAAAGTGGTGCCGACCTGGAACTATGCGGTTGTTCACGCCTACGGACATCTCAAGGTGATCGAAGAGAGCGCGTGGCTCATGGCTCATCTCGAAAGTCTTGTGACGATTCACGAAGCCGAGTTCCCGGCTCCTTGGAAGATCGAAGATGCTCCAGCGGATTATGTCGCGTCGCAGATTAAGGGCATCGTCGGACTCGAGATGGTTATCGAGCGACTCGAAGGCAAATGGAAGGTGAGTCAGAACCGCTCGGAGCAGGACCGCGCCGGAGTTGCAAAAGGCCTGGCGGAATTGGACACGACGGAGAGCCTGGCGATGAAAGCTCTCGTGGATCAGAGAAATTGA
- a CDS encoding M1 family metallopeptidase, with protein sequence MSSHARRSLNILFLFSFISPVLAQTEKPAASATTPPAVKEPTHADLLRGSYGPYRANNDLLFYHLDLRVDPEKKLINGSNEIRFKMLTDGARIQLELFPTLQIDSVEMGKDPLKYERDGGTFFVDFPKTLRAAHTYSIKVHYSGSPMETGRFGCFTFKQDTAGHPWINTACEETGASVWWPNKDQWRDEPQEGMEISVAVPNGLMDVSNGRFMGKKDLGDGYTRWDWKVHYPINNYDVALNIGNYVHFDDKFGDLALDYYVLPEDLDGAKRQFAQVPGMMKAYYHYFGEYPFKKDGYKLIEVPYAGMEHQSAVAYGNHFHNGYLDRDWTGVGISPRFDFIIIHESGHEWFGNAITAADKSDMWIHEGWTTYLECLYVEYNYGHEDEVKYVNALKKKVKNDRPIITARGTNAEPPQDQYFKGALFINTLRNIVNDDTRWFALIHDFYQHFKYQNIMTEDVEQYFNQQTGMNLTPVFDQYLRHTAIPTLELKFDESAGSVEYRWRADEKDFAMPLRVGLKENWETIRPTTEWETMKTELTKDQFDVATDLYYINVDKQ encoded by the coding sequence ATGTCTTCGCACGCGCGTCGGTCTCTCAACATTCTGTTTTTGTTCAGTTTTATCTCGCCCGTCTTGGCCCAGACGGAGAAACCTGCTGCCAGCGCGACCACTCCCCCTGCGGTCAAGGAGCCCACCCACGCTGATCTCTTACGCGGATCTTACGGTCCGTATCGTGCAAATAATGATCTTCTCTTCTACCACCTCGATCTCCGCGTCGACCCCGAGAAGAAGCTCATCAACGGCAGCAATGAGATCCGCTTCAAGATGCTGACGGATGGCGCCCGCATCCAACTCGAGCTCTTCCCTACCCTCCAGATTGACAGCGTTGAGATGGGCAAAGATCCGTTGAAGTATGAGCGCGACGGGGGCACGTTCTTCGTCGATTTTCCGAAGACTTTGCGGGCTGCTCATACTTACTCCATCAAAGTTCATTACTCGGGCAGCCCGATGGAGACGGGCCGGTTCGGCTGCTTCACTTTCAAGCAGGACACTGCCGGACACCCGTGGATCAACACCGCCTGCGAGGAGACTGGGGCCAGCGTCTGGTGGCCTAACAAAGACCAATGGCGCGACGAGCCACAGGAGGGCATGGAGATCAGCGTTGCCGTTCCGAATGGCCTGATGGATGTTTCAAATGGAAGGTTCATGGGCAAGAAGGATCTCGGCGATGGGTACACGCGTTGGGATTGGAAGGTGCACTATCCCATCAATAACTATGATGTCGCGTTGAACATCGGCAACTACGTTCACTTCGACGACAAGTTCGGCGACCTTGCGCTCGACTATTACGTTCTGCCTGAGGATCTCGACGGAGCGAAGCGCCAGTTTGCGCAGGTTCCAGGCATGATGAAGGCCTACTACCACTACTTCGGCGAGTACCCCTTCAAAAAAGACGGCTACAAACTCATCGAAGTTCCCTACGCCGGCATGGAGCACCAGAGTGCCGTCGCCTACGGCAATCACTTCCACAATGGCTATCTCGATCGCGACTGGACCGGCGTCGGGATCAGTCCACGCTTTGACTTCATCATCATTCACGAGAGTGGGCACGAGTGGTTCGGTAATGCGATTACAGCCGCCGACAAGTCCGACATGTGGATTCACGAGGGTTGGACGACCTATCTCGAGTGTCTCTACGTCGAGTACAACTACGGCCACGAAGACGAGGTAAAGTACGTCAACGCGCTGAAGAAAAAAGTAAAAAACGATCGGCCCATCATCACCGCGCGTGGCACAAACGCCGAGCCGCCGCAGGATCAGTACTTCAAGGGCGCTCTCTTCATCAACACTTTACGCAACATCGTCAATGACGACACCCGCTGGTTTGCGCTGATCCACGACTTCTATCAACACTTCAAATATCAGAACATCATGACCGAGGACGTCGAGCAGTACTTCAACCAGCAGACAGGGATGAACCTGACCCCAGTCTTCGATCAATATCTGCGGCACACAGCGATTCCTACGCTTGAACTGAAGTTCGACGAGTCAGCTGGCAGCGTTGAGTATCGCTGGCGGGCTGATGAAAAAGACTTTGCCATGCCGCTGCGCGTAGGCTTAAAGGAGAATTGGGAGACGATTCGTCCAACTACGGAATGGGAGACCATGAAGACGGAGCTTACGAAGGATCAGTTCGACGTGGCGACCGACTTGTACTACATCAACGTCGACAAGCAGTGA